The window ACAGAACAGGGGCAGTCCTCGGTCGACCGGTTCATGGACCCCGCGTCGGGTCGCCGGAAGACGGTCCGACAGGTACTCGAGGAGTACCGCGACAACGGCATCAACGGAACGGTCTTCGTCGGCGACGGCCCCGGCATCGCAGACCAGGTCGCGGCCTTCGTGGACCAGACGGACGCTGACGGGTTCCTGGTGCAGCCGCACGTCACGCCCCAGACCTACGACGACTTCGTCGACTGGGTCGCGCCGGCACTCCGCGTCGCCGGGATGCTGCCCACGGACGTCCGTCCCGGCGTGACGCTACGGGACCGTCTGCTCGGCGCCGGCTCACGGCTGCCGGCATCGCACCCCGCTGCCGCGCTCCGACGGGTCCGGTCCGCTGTGTGACGGACGGGAGGCCCGGTCCCAGCTGGCACCGGGCCTCCCGTCCTGTGGGCTGACGCGTTCCGTGATCGACGCGCGTCGGTCCCGGCAACTCAGTTGAAGACCATGCCGCCGTCGACGATGATCGACTGCCCGGTGATGTAGTCCGAGTCCGAACCGGCGAGGAAGGCGACCACGTTCGCCACGTCACTCGCCTCCGCGAGGCGGTCGAGGGTGATCCCGTCGGTGAACTGCTTCCAACCCCACTCCTCCGGCTGCCCAGCGGACTCGGCGGTCTTCTTCGCGAGGTCCGCCATCAGCGGCGTGCGGACGATCCCCGGCGCGTAGGTGTTGACGGTGATGCCGAACTGCGCAAGGTCCTTCGCAGCCGTCTGCGAGAAGCCACGGACCGCGAACTTGGTGGCGGAGTACAGCGCGATGCCCGGATTGCCCTCGTGTCCTGCCTGGGATGCGGCGCTGATGATCTTCCCACCGTGACCCAGCTCGCGGAACGCCTTCGCCGCGGCCTGGGTCCCCCAGACGACGCCGTTGAAGTTGATCGAGAAGATCTTCTCGAGGCTCTCGGGCGTGATGTCCTCGATGGGGGACTGCGGTGCGATGCCGGCGTTGTTCACGATCACGTCGAACCCACCGAGCTCGCGGACGGTG of the Curtobacterium sp. TC1 genome contains:
- a CDS encoding (S)-acetoin forming diacetyl reductase, producing the protein MSRAENGKVALVTGGGQGIGQAIVERFHADGFAVAIADLNMDTANAVAEGLGGKAGSAIAVPVNVSDRDSVFAAVETTVRELGGFDVIVNNAGIAPQSPIEDITPESLEKIFSINFNGVVWGTQAAAKAFRELGHGGKIISAASQAGHEGNPGIALYSATKFAVRGFSQTAAKDLAQFGITVNTYAPGIVRTPLMADLAKKTAESAGQPEEWGWKQFTDGITLDRLAEASDVANVVAFLAGSDSDYITGQSIIVDGGMVFN